TTTCACCACGAATCCACCGAGCTTATCGAGTGTGACGATGTCCTCGAATTCGACGCCGTACCCGAAAGTACCGCTTGCGGCGATGATCGGATTCTTGAAATGAATGCCGCAGAAAGTGATGCTGAGGTCCGGCCCAGTGACTGGATTGGGGGAGTTCATCTCATTGCGATTTAATCATGGAGAGGCGAGCCCTGCGAACACAAACATAAAAGCGCACGTGTTCCCTTAGGTGCTGCCCTTCGGTGCACGGTGAGCTGTATCACAAGCAAGCTGGTAGTATTTTCGCCATGCTCTCGCGTCGAAAGTTTCTGGCTGTCAGTATTGGGGGACTCGCTTCCGCCATTGCTTCCCGCAGAGGGTTTGCTGCGACCCATCGCACACTTGGCGTCCAGCTCTACACCGTCCGCAAGCAAGCCGAATCCGATTTGCCTGGAGTCCTGAAGCAAATTCGCGCGATTGGTTACGACGAGGTTGAGACCTACTGGAACGTCTATTCGCATCCAGCAAAAGAGCTGCGGACCATGATCGCCGACGCAGGACTGAAAGTTCCCAGCGGGCACTTCGATTATGCCGGACTTCCCGACAAGCTCGATTATGCGCGCGAGCTCGGCGTCGAATACGTGGTGTGCCCGATGCTTCCCGAAAACATGCGCGATTCAGTGAACGGCTTCGCCCGCGCTGCCGAGAACTTCAACAAATGGGGAGAGCGCGCGAAGGGCATGGGCATGCGCTTCGGATTCCATAACCACAATTACGAATTTCGGAAGTTGGGTCAGGCCACCGGATTTGACACGCTGGTCTCGCGCACCGATCCCAAATTGGTCTGCTTTGAGATGGACTGCTACTGGATCACACAAGCTGGACTGGACCCAGTCGCGATGCTGCAAAAACTCGGAAAGCGTATTCGCCTGCTCCATCTCAAAGATCGCAAGCCAGGATACCCACCTTCACAGCAGCTCAACTCAGCCGCCGGGCACTTTACCGAAGTGGGAAACGGCAGCATCGATTGGAAAAAAGTACTGGATGCCGCGCAGAAGAATGGTGTCGAGCACTACTTTGTCGAGCAGGACGAGAGCGAGCGCCCGCCGATTGAGAGCTTGAGGATCAGCTACAACAACATTGAAGCGCTGCCATCGTGAGCTCTATGACAAGAATTGTGCGCATTAATTGCCCTGGGCTGCCGCGTCAAGAAGATCGAAAGTTGCACTGCGATTATCGCCCTCGATCTTTCTAGCGGCCGCTTCGTAACCTGAGTCGTTATAGGCTCGGGCAGCTTCGAGAAGCGGTTGAACCAAATCGCGAGCGCCGAGATCGCCCAATTGCTTGTATGGCCATGGTTTGTCGCCCAGCGCATAGGG
The DNA window shown above is from Terriglobales bacterium and carries:
- a CDS encoding sugar phosphate isomerase/epimerase → MLSRRKFLAVSIGGLASAIASRRGFAATHRTLGVQLYTVRKQAESDLPGVLKQIRAIGYDEVETYWNVYSHPAKELRTMIADAGLKVPSGHFDYAGLPDKLDYARELGVEYVVCPMLPENMRDSVNGFARAAENFNKWGERAKGMGMRFGFHNHNYEFRKLGQATGFDTLVSRTDPKLVCFEMDCYWITQAGLDPVAMLQKLGKRIRLLHLKDRKPGYPPSQQLNSAAGHFTEVGNGSIDWKKVLDAAQKNGVEHYFVEQDESERPPIESLRISYNNIEALPS